A single window of Pseudomonas lijiangensis DNA harbors:
- the dnaE gene encoding DNA polymerase III subunit alpha has product MPASFVHLRLHTEYSLVDGLVRVKPLIKALTGMNMPAVAVTDQNNMCSLVKFYKAAQGAGIKPICGADLWLAGKDEDAPLSRISLLVMNPQGYRNLTELISRGFIEGQRNGLIIVEREWIAEANEGLIALSAAKEGEIGMALLGGNPGEADELLREWMAIFPDRFYIELQRTNRTNDEEHLHAAVALADRHGAPLVATNDVRFIKQTDFEAHETRVCIGEGRALDDPRRSHNYSDQQYLKSPEEMAELFSDLPEALENTVEIAKRCNIDVKLGTHFLPNFPIPDGMTIDEYFRKVSFEGLEERLAVLLPKDTTEDYEAKRQVYVDRLNFELDIIIQMGFPGYFLIVMDFIQWAKNNGVPVGPGRGSGAGSLVAYVQKITDLDPLEYDLLFERFLNPERVSMPDFDVDFCMDGRDRVIDYVAEKYGRNAVSQIITFGSMAAKAVVRDVARVQGKSYGLADRLSKMIPFEVGMTLEKAYEQEEILRDFLKVDEEAAEIWEMALKLEGVVRNVGKHAGGVVIAPTKLTDFSPIYCDEAGDGLVTQFDKDDVEAAGLVKFDFLGLRTLTIIDWALKTINRDRAKVNEEPLDIAFIPLDDMPTYQLLQRAETTAVFQLESRGMKELIKKLKPDCLEDLIALVALFRPGPLQSGMVDDFINRKHGRAELSYPHVDYQYEGLKPVLAPTYGIILYQEQVMQIAQVMAGYTLGGADMLRRAMGKKKPEEMAKQRGGFIEGCKTNNIDPDLAGNIFDLVEKFAGYGFNKSHSAAYGLVSYQTAWLKTHYPAPFMAAVLSADMHNTDKVVTLIEEVRTMKLRLDAPDVNISEFKFTVSDDGRILYGLGAIKGVGEGPVEAITEARAAGPFKDLFDFCARVDLKRVNKRTLDGLIRSGALDRLGPYFEQEPKAYQANIDRNRSVLLAALEEAIQAAEQTARSRDSGHSDLFGGLFVEEDADVYANHRKTRELSLKDRLRGEKETLGLYLTGHPIDEYEGEIRRFARQRIIDLKPARDTQTIAGLIIALRVMKNKKGDKMGFITLDDRSARIEASLFAEAFHSAQSLLQTDAMVVVEGEISNDDFSGGLRLRAKRVMSIEDARTNLAESLRLTVHCDALKGDRLRWLGDLCKRHRGACPITLDYTGPDAKALLQFGEEWRIDPADSLIQALRDQFGRENVFLQYR; this is encoded by the coding sequence ATGCCGGCTTCTTTCGTTCATCTACGCCTGCACACCGAATACTCACTGGTCGATGGTCTGGTCCGGGTCAAACCACTGATCAAGGCCCTCACCGGCATGAACATGCCTGCTGTGGCGGTGACCGATCAGAACAACATGTGTTCGCTGGTCAAGTTCTACAAGGCGGCCCAGGGCGCAGGCATCAAGCCGATCTGCGGTGCAGACCTGTGGCTGGCAGGCAAGGACGAAGACGCCCCGCTCAGCCGTATCAGCCTGCTGGTGATGAATCCCCAGGGCTATCGCAATCTGACCGAGCTGATTTCCCGAGGCTTTATCGAAGGCCAGCGCAACGGCTTGATCATCGTCGAGCGCGAGTGGATCGCCGAAGCCAATGAAGGACTGATTGCCCTGTCTGCGGCCAAGGAGGGCGAAATCGGCATGGCCCTGCTCGGCGGCAATCCGGGTGAAGCCGATGAACTGTTGCGCGAGTGGATGGCGATTTTCCCTGATCGTTTCTACATCGAATTGCAGCGCACCAACCGGACCAACGATGAAGAGCATCTGCATGCTGCCGTTGCCCTGGCCGATCGTCATGGCGCACCGCTGGTTGCGACCAACGATGTGCGTTTCATCAAGCAGACCGACTTCGAAGCGCACGAAACCCGCGTATGCATCGGTGAGGGGCGGGCGCTGGACGACCCGCGCCGCTCCCACAACTACAGCGATCAGCAGTACCTGAAAAGCCCCGAGGAAATGGCCGAGCTGTTCAGCGATCTGCCCGAGGCGCTGGAAAACACCGTCGAAATTGCCAAGCGCTGCAACATCGACGTCAAGCTGGGCACGCACTTCCTGCCCAACTTCCCGATCCCCGATGGCATGACCATCGATGAATATTTCCGCAAGGTATCGTTCGAGGGGCTGGAGGAACGTCTTGCGGTTCTGCTGCCCAAGGATACGACCGAGGATTACGAGGCCAAGCGTCAGGTCTATGTCGACCGGCTGAATTTCGAGCTGGATATCATTATCCAGATGGGGTTCCCCGGTTACTTCCTGATCGTTATGGACTTTATCCAGTGGGCCAAGAACAACGGCGTGCCGGTCGGCCCGGGTCGTGGGTCGGGTGCGGGGTCCCTGGTGGCCTATGTGCAGAAGATCACGGACCTGGACCCGCTGGAATACGATCTGCTGTTCGAACGCTTCCTCAACCCGGAACGGGTATCGATGCCCGACTTCGACGTCGACTTCTGCATGGATGGTCGCGACCGGGTGATCGATTATGTGGCCGAGAAGTATGGCCGCAATGCGGTAAGCCAGATCATCACGTTCGGTTCCATGGCCGCGAAGGCTGTGGTGCGTGACGTGGCGCGGGTGCAGGGCAAGTCCTACGGGCTGGCCGATCGACTGTCGAAAATGATTCCGTTCGAAGTCGGCATGACCCTGGAAAAAGCCTACGAGCAGGAAGAGATCCTGCGCGATTTCCTCAAGGTCGACGAGGAAGCGGCTGAAATCTGGGAAATGGCCCTCAAGCTTGAAGGGGTTGTGCGTAACGTCGGCAAGCACGCCGGGGGCGTGGTTATTGCGCCGACCAAGCTGACCGACTTCTCGCCGATCTATTGCGACGAGGCGGGCGACGGTCTGGTTACCCAGTTCGACAAGGACGATGTCGAGGCAGCAGGTCTGGTGAAGTTCGACTTCCTGGGTCTGCGGACCCTGACCATCATCGACTGGGCGCTCAAGACCATCAACCGTGACCGCGCCAAGGTCAACGAAGAGCCTCTGGACATCGCTTTCATCCCGCTCGACGACATGCCGACCTACCAGTTGTTGCAGCGGGCAGAAACCACCGCGGTATTCCAGCTTGAATCCCGCGGCATGAAAGAGCTGATCAAGAAGCTCAAGCCCGACTGCCTGGAAGACCTGATCGCACTGGTGGCCCTGTTCCGTCCGGGGCCTCTGCAGTCCGGGATGGTGGACGACTTCATCAACCGTAAGCACGGTCGTGCAGAGCTGTCCTATCCCCACGTCGATTACCAGTACGAAGGCCTCAAGCCGGTACTGGCACCGACCTACGGCATCATCCTGTATCAGGAACAGGTGATGCAGATCGCTCAGGTCATGGCGGGTTATACCCTCGGCGGCGCCGACATGCTGCGCCGTGCGATGGGTAAGAAAAAGCCCGAGGAAATGGCCAAGCAGCGCGGCGGTTTCATCGAAGGCTGCAAGACCAACAATATCGACCCGGACCTGGCGGGTAACATTTTCGACCTGGTGGAGAAATTCGCCGGTTACGGCTTCAACAAGTCCCACTCCGCCGCCTACGGTCTGGTGTCCTACCAGACCGCATGGCTCAAGACCCATTACCCGGCGCCGTTCATGGCGGCCGTGTTGTCTGCGGATATGCACAACACCGACAAGGTCGTGACCTTGATCGAAGAAGTGCGGACCATGAAGCTGCGCCTCGATGCGCCGGACGTGAACATTTCCGAGTTCAAGTTCACGGTCAGCGACGATGGCCGGATTCTTTACGGGCTGGGCGCGATCAAGGGTGTGGGTGAGGGGCCGGTGGAGGCCATTACCGAAGCCCGTGCAGCCGGTCCGTTCAAGGACCTGTTCGATTTCTGTGCCCGCGTCGATCTCAAGCGGGTCAACAAGCGGACCCTGGACGGCCTGATTCGCAGTGGCGCCCTCGATCGTCTCGGTCCTTACTTCGAGCAAGAGCCAAAAGCCTATCAGGCCAATATCGACCGTAACCGTTCGGTGTTGCTGGCGGCGCTCGAAGAGGCGATCCAGGCCGCCGAGCAGACGGCCCGCAGTCGTGACAGCGGTCACTCGGATCTGTTTGGTGGTCTGTTCGTCGAAGAAGATGCCGACGTCTATGCCAACCATCGCAAGACCCGCGAGCTGAGCCTCAAGGATCGGCTGCGCGGCGAGAAGGAAACCCTCGGGTTGTACCTGACCGGGCACCCTATCGATGAGTACGAAGGCGAGATCCGACGTTTCGCCCGCCAGCGAATCATCGACCTCAAGCCCGCACGCGATACCCAGACCATCGCCGGGCTGATCATTGCCCTGCGGGTCATGAAGAACAAGAAGGGCGACAAGATGGGGTTCATTACCCTGGACGACCGCTCGGCACGCATTGAAGCTTCCCTGTTCGCTGAAGCCTTCCATTCGGCGCAATCGCTTTTGCAGACCGATGCTATGGTGGTAGTCGAAGGCGAAATCAGTAATGACGATTTTTCCGGTGGCCTGCGCCTGCGCGCCAAGCGGGTCATGAGTATCGAGGATGCACGTACCAACCTGGCAGAAAGCCTGCGCCTGACCGTGCATTGCGATGCGCTCAAGGGCGACCGGCTGCGCTGGCTGGGCGATCTGTGCAAGCGTCACCGGGGTGCGTGCCCTATCACGCTGGATTACACGGGGCCTGATGCCAAGGCATTATTGCAGTTTGGCGAGGAGTGGCGAATTGATCCGGCAGACAGCTTGATTCAAGCTCTGCGTGACCAGTTCGGACGTGAGAACGTCTTTCTCCAGTATCGCTGA
- a CDS encoding acetyl-CoA carboxylase carboxyltransferase subunit alpha, whose translation MNPNFLDFEQPIADLQAKIEELRLVGNDNSLNISDEIARLQDKSNTLTESIFGNLTSWQIARMARHPRRPYTLDYIEHIFTEFDELHGDRHFSDDAAIVGGIARLEDQPVMVIGHQKGREVREKVRRNFGMPRPEGYRKACRLMEMAERFKMPILTFIDTPGAYPGIDAEERNQSEAIAWNLRVMARLKTPIIATVIGEGGSGGALAIGVCDQLNMLQYSTYAVISPEGCASILWKTAEKAPDAAEAMGITAERLKGLGIVDKVISEPLGGAHRDPAAASATIRAELSSQLAMLKKLDNDTLLARRYERLMSYGL comes from the coding sequence ATGAACCCGAATTTTCTTGATTTCGAACAGCCTATCGCTGACTTGCAAGCCAAGATCGAAGAACTGCGTTTGGTCGGTAATGACAACTCGCTGAACATCAGCGATGAAATTGCCCGGCTGCAAGACAAGAGCAATACGCTCACCGAAAGCATCTTCGGCAATCTGACCAGTTGGCAGATCGCGCGCATGGCGCGTCACCCACGTCGCCCTTACACCCTGGACTACATCGAACACATCTTCACCGAGTTCGATGAGTTGCACGGCGACCGCCATTTCTCCGATGACGCGGCCATTGTGGGCGGTATCGCTCGCCTGGAAGACCAGCCTGTCATGGTGATCGGTCACCAGAAAGGCCGTGAAGTCCGTGAAAAGGTTCGCCGCAACTTCGGTATGCCGCGTCCTGAAGGCTATCGCAAGGCCTGCCGTCTGATGGAAATGGCCGAGCGTTTCAAGATGCCGATCCTGACCTTCATCGATACGCCGGGCGCCTATCCGGGCATCGACGCCGAAGAGCGCAACCAGAGCGAAGCCATTGCCTGGAACCTGCGTGTCATGGCTCGCCTGAAGACGCCGATCATCGCTACCGTTATCGGTGAAGGCGGTTCCGGTGGTGCGCTGGCCATTGGCGTCTGCGACCAGTTGAACATGCTGCAGTATTCGACCTATGCGGTTATTTCCCCGGAAGGCTGTGCGTCGATCCTGTGGAAAACGGCCGAGAAGGCTCCGGATGCTGCCGAAGCCATGGGTATCACTGCCGAGCGCCTGAAGGGCCTGGGTATCGTTGATAAAGTGATCAGTGAGCCTCTGGGCGGCGCACACCGTGACCCGGCTGCTGCATCTGCCACCATTCGTGCAGAACTGAGCAGCCAGTTGGCAATGCTCAAGAAGCTGGATAACGATACCCTGCTGGCTCGTCGTTATGAGCGTCTGATGAGCTACGGCCTCTGA
- the tilS gene encoding tRNA lysidine(34) synthetase TilS, producing MYEHSGHDLSARLLQVLAPWRNAPVWHVGFSGGLDSTVLLHLLAELAKRESLPPLNAIHVHHGLQAAADAWPEHCRQVCLKLGVSFQSVAVQVKPGASIEQAAREARYAAFVERLGEGDMLLTAQHRDDQAETLLFRLLRGAGVRGLASMPLQRAIGKGHMLRPLLSVSRRELEDYARQHGLSWVEDPSNQDQQLSRNFLRSQVMPLLASRWPQVSASMARTAEHMGEAEQLLGELAEQDLANARPTTAFAWLGMPVLALEPLACLSAARQRNALRHWLAPLTRLPDTDHWAGWETLCNAAEGARPLWRLADGELHRADGHVWWLSGSWLQSSEGLSPWPDASSPLSLPGNGQVLIEGDGPAGPLQIRYRQGGEVMQVEGRGHRDLKRLLNERGVPLFVRGRLPLLYRDDELLAIANLPGLDGASRGNWRLHWIAPTSDQSLS from the coding sequence GTGTATGAGCATAGCGGTCACGATCTTTCCGCCAGACTGCTTCAGGTCCTGGCTCCCTGGCGTAACGCGCCTGTCTGGCATGTCGGTTTCTCCGGCGGCCTGGATTCCACTGTATTGCTGCACCTCCTGGCTGAGCTTGCTAAGCGCGAGAGCCTGCCGCCTCTGAATGCCATCCATGTTCACCACGGCCTGCAGGCCGCTGCCGATGCCTGGCCGGAGCATTGTCGACAGGTCTGTCTGAAACTCGGCGTTTCCTTCCAGAGTGTGGCGGTTCAGGTGAAGCCTGGCGCAAGCATCGAGCAGGCGGCCCGTGAAGCGCGTTATGCGGCCTTCGTTGAGCGGTTGGGGGAAGGGGATATGTTGCTGACGGCGCAGCACCGTGACGATCAGGCTGAAACCTTGCTGTTTCGTCTGTTGCGAGGTGCCGGTGTTCGGGGGCTTGCTTCCATGCCGCTGCAGCGGGCCATAGGCAAGGGGCACATGCTGCGGCCGCTGTTATCGGTTTCCCGTAGGGAGCTGGAAGACTACGCCCGGCAGCATGGCTTGAGCTGGGTCGAAGATCCCAGCAATCAGGATCAACAACTCTCCCGCAATTTTCTGCGCAGCCAGGTCATGCCTTTGCTGGCATCGCGCTGGCCGCAGGTGTCCGCCAGCATGGCACGTACTGCCGAGCACATGGGCGAGGCCGAGCAATTGCTGGGTGAGCTGGCAGAGCAGGATCTGGCCAATGCCCGACCCACTACCGCCTTTGCCTGGCTGGGTATGCCGGTACTGGCTCTGGAACCGCTGGCCTGTCTGTCCGCCGCCCGACAGCGCAATGCGTTGCGCCACTGGCTGGCACCGCTGACGCGGCTGCCGGATACCGATCACTGGGCGGGCTGGGAAACCTTGTGCAATGCGGCGGAAGGCGCACGGCCCTTGTGGCGGCTGGCCGATGGTGAGCTGCATCGGGCCGATGGGCATGTCTGGTGGCTGTCGGGTAGCTGGTTGCAGTCTTCCGAGGGGCTGTCGCCCTGGCCTGATGCATCCAGTCCGTTGAGTCTGCCGGGTAATGGTCAGGTGTTGATCGAGGGTGACGGGCCTGCCGGTCCCTTGCAGATCCGCTACCGTCAGGGCGGCGAAGTCATGCAGGTAGAAGGGCGTGGTCATCGCGATCTCAAGCGTCTGCTCAATGAGCGTGGCGTGCCGCTGTTCGTGCGCGGCAGAT